In Antennarius striatus isolate MH-2024 chromosome 10, ASM4005453v1, whole genome shotgun sequence, one DNA window encodes the following:
- the slc49a3 gene encoding solute carrier family 49 member A3 isoform X2 has protein sequence METDGGDSAAPPPADGRRLLGFTVYRRRWFVLLLLCLLNCSNATVWLTFAPVAVQSAQYLQVGLEAINWLSLVFVVVAIPLSFATTWMLDTLGLKFTLILGSWLNMLGAVTRFCGTLGGQQGALFPVVMLGQTLGALAQPFIIFAPTKMAALWFHDQQRATANMIASMSTVGMRSSVPPTPPSASAEASGSEPFLQGLKLLLRNKAYLLLLLCFGAGVALFTAFSTLLEQILCVRGYSNDFVGLCGALFIVFGVVGAGLVGVYVDKTKKFMEVIKVNFSLSALACIAFSVVSQVPHQNVAVATVSSLFGLFGFSIYPVAMELSVECSYPVGEATSAGLVFVSGQVQSLVYIVLLQALTTPLADAPLSTCGNTVSWRVPMMVMGGLCSAFSCCFVLFFHTPYRRLEAEQRAALHTRYGAACGGNTTICGGVAPEQPITTQRTGEDEREPHPNRK, from the exons GTGTGGCTGACCTTTGCCCCCGTGGCAGTCCAGTCGGCCCAGTACCTGCAGGTGGGGCTGGAGGCCATCAACTGGTTGTCTCTGGTCTTCGTGGTGGTGGCCATCCCACTCAGCTTTGCCACCACGTGGATGCTGGACACCCTGGGGTTAAAGTTCACG CTGATCCTGGGCTCCTGGCTCAACATGCTGGGGGCCGTGACCCGGTTCTGTGGGACGCTGgggggccagcagggggcgctgtttcCCGTCGTCATGCTGGGCCAGACGCTCGGGGCACTTGCTCAGCCGTTCATCATCTTCGCCCCCACCAAGATGGCCGCCCTGTGGTTCCATGACCAGCAGCGTGCCACAGCCAACATGATCGCCTCCATGT CAACCGTGGGGATGCGCAGCAGCGTCCCCCCCACGCCGCCGTCGGCCAGCGCCGAGGCGTCCGGCTCGGAGCCGTTCCTCCAGGGGCTCAAACTG CTGCTGCGGAACAAGGcctacctgctgctgctgctgtgcttCGGCGCCGGCGTCGCCCTGTTCACCGCCTTCTCCACACTGCTGGAGCAGATCCTGTGTGTCCGGGGCTACTCCAAC GACTTCGTGGGCCTCTGCGGCGCCCTATTCATCGTGTTCGGCGTAGTGGGGGCGGGACTCGTCGGCGTCTACGTCGACAAGACCAAGAAGTTCATGGAGGTCATCAAGGTCAACTTCAGCCTGTCTGCTCTGGCCTGCATCGCCTTCTCCGTG gtgtctcaggttCCGCATCAGAACGTTGCCGTGGCGACTGTCAGCTCTCTCTTCGGGTTGTTCGGCTTCTCCATCTATCCCGTCGCCATGGAGCTGTCGGTGGAGTGTTCCTACCCCGTGGGGGAGGCCACGTCCGCCGGGCTGGTGTTCGTGTCAGG GCAGGTCCAGTCCCTCGTCTACATCGTCCTCCTGCAGGCTTTGACCACGCCCCTGGCCGACGCCCCCCTGTCCACCTGTGGGAACACAGTGAGCTGGAGGG TGCCCATGATGGTGATGGGGGGGCTCTGCAGCGCCTTCTCCTGCTGCTTCGTCCTCTTCTTCCACACGCCGTACCGCCGGCTGGAGGCCGAGCAGCGGGCGGCGCTCCACACACGGTACGGGGCGGCGTGTGGTGGCAACACCACCATCTGTGGGGGCGTGGCCCCagagcagccaatcacaacccAAAGGACTGGAGAGGATGAGCGAGAACCACaccccaacaggaagtga
- the LOC137602337 gene encoding nuclear cap-binding protein subunit 1: MPRRRRHSDEYDGGRGHKRRRTSEPIEIEDRLESLIIRVGEKSTSSLESNLEGLAGVLEADLPNYKNKILRILCCVARLLPEKLTVYTTLVGLLNARNYNFGGEFVEAMIRQLKETLKNNLYQEAVYLVRFLSDLVNCHVIAAPSMVAMFENFISVTQEEDVPQVRSDWFVYVVLSCLPWVGKELHEKKDVEMERLLSQIDGYLKRRVKTHVPMLQVWTAEKPHPQEEYLDCLWAQVQKLKKDRWQERHILRPYIAFDSVLCEALQHNLPPFTPPGHMPHANYPMPQVVFRIFDYTDAPEGPVMPGSHSVERFVIEENLHCIIKTHWRERKTCAAQLLSYPGKNNIPLNYHIVEVIFGELFRLPAPPHIDVLYTTLLIELCKLQPGSLPQVLAQATEMLYMRLDSMNTTCVDRLINWFSHHLSNFQFRWSWDDWSDCLAGDPEKPKPKFVKEVLEKCMRLSYHQRIVDLVPPTFSGLIPAPPIFIYKYTEENSSLPGYAMSITIGNAIKNRASNEEILTILKDVPNPNQEDDDDEGETFNPLKVDVFLQTLLHLAAKSFSHSFSALGKFHEILKNLTESDEGKLHVLKVVYEVWRNHPQMMAVLVDKLIRTQIVDCATVANWLFSQDLAHEFTRLFVWEVLHSTVRKMDKHVQKIQEELERAKDRLEKQQHRRRNSGNEEDMEKASEDEEDGDRSSEEDEEGGGAKSRSRAKRSSEEEEGLEEQIDRLQEKVEAAQSQQKNLFLVIFQRFIMLLTEHLVRCETSSLDFRTPWYKNCTERLQQVFLTHHVIIQQYMGTLENLLFTAELDPHILNVYQQFCALQL; this comes from the exons ATGCCGCGGAGGCGACGACACAGCGACGAGTACGACG gtgggcggggccacaaACGGAGGAGAACATCAGAGCCCATTGAGATCGAAGACCGACTGGAGTCTCTGATAATACGCGTGGGGGAGAAG AGCACGTCGTCCCTGGAGAGCAACCTGGAGGGGCTGGCCGGCGTGTTGGAGGCCGACCTTCCAAACTACAAGAACAAGATCCTGCGCATCTTGTGTTGTGT CGCCCGCCTGCTGCCGGAGAAGCTGACGGTCTACACCACGCTGGTCGGCCTCCTCAACGCCAGGAACTACAACTTTGGCGGGGAGTTTGTGGAGGCCATGATCCGCCAGCTGAAGGAGACGCTGAAGAACAACCTGTACCAGGAGGCCGTCTACCTG GTGCGTTTCCTGTCGGACCTGGTGAACTGTCATGTGATCGCTGCTCCTTCCATGGTGGCCATGTTCGAGAACTTCATCAGTGTTACTCAGGAGGAAGACGTGCCTCAG gtgcgctctgattggttcgTGTACGTGGTGCTGTCCTGTCTGCCCTGGGTGGGGAAGGAGCTCCACGAGAAGAAGGATGTGGAGATGGAGCGTCTGCTCAGCCAGATCGACGGCTACCTCAA GAGGCGGGTAAAGACACACGTTCCCATGCTGCAGGTGTGGACAGCAGAGAAGCCACACCCCCAGGAAGAg TACCTGGACTGCCTGTGGGCTCAGGTGCAGAAGCTGAAGAAGGACCGCTGGCAGGAGCGCCACATCCTGCGCCCCTACATCGCCTTCGACAGCGTCCTGTGTGAGGCGCTGCAGCACAACCTGccccccttcacccccccagGTCACATGCCCCACGCGAACTACCCCATGCCACAGGTGGTGTTCCGCATTTTCGACTACACCGACGCCCCCGAG ggCCCCGTGATGCCCGGCAGCCACTCAGTGGAGAGGTTCGTCATAGAGGAGAACCTGCACTGCATCATCAAGACCCactggagggagaggaagaccTG CGCCGCCCAGCTGCTCAGCTACCCGGGGAAGAACAACATCCCTCTCAACTACCACATTGTGGAG GTGATCTTTGGGGAGCTGTTCCGCCTGCCGGCGCCCCCCCACATTGACGTTCTGTACACCACCCTCCTGATCGAGCTCTGCAAGCTGCAGCCCGGCTCCCTGCCTCAGGTC CTGGCCCAGGCCACAGAGATGCTCTACATGAGGCTGGACTCCATGAACACCACCTGTGTAGACAG GTTGATCAACTGGTTTTCTCACCATCTGAGTAACTTCCAGTTCCGCTGGAGCTGGGACGACTG GTCGGACTGTCTGGCTGGGGATCCAGAGAAACCCAAACCCAAGTTTGTCAAAGAGGTTCTGGAGAAATGCATGAG ACTGTCATACCACCAGAGGATCGTGGATCTGGTTCCCCCCACCTTCTCTGGTCTCATCCCAGCCCCCCCCATCTTCATCTACAAGTACACCGAGGAgaact cctcgtTGCCGGGTTACGCcatgtccatcaccataggAAACGCCATCAAGAACCGAGCGTCCAATGAGGAGATCCTGACCATCCTGAAGGACGTCCCCAACCCCAACCAGGAGGACGACGACG ATGAAGGCGAGACCTTCAACCCCCTGAAGGTGGACGTCTTCCTCCAGACGTTGCTCCACCTGGCGGCCAAGTCCTTCAGCCACTCCTTCAGCGCCCTGGGAAA gttCCACGAGATCCTGAAGAACCTGACGGAGAGCGACGAGGGGAAGCTGCACGTCCTAAAGGTGGTGTACGAGGTGTGGAGGAACCACCCACAG atgATGGCGGTTCTGGTGGACAAGCTGATCCGGACCCAGATCGTGGACTGTGCCACCGTGGCCAACTGGCTCTTCTCCCAGGACCTGGCCCACGAGTTCACCAG GCTGTTCGTGTGGGAGGTGCTCCACTCCACCGTCAGGAAGATGGACAAACATGTCCAGAAgatccaggaggagctggagcggGCCAAGGACCGtctggagaagcagcagcaccGCAGG AGGAACAGCGGGAACGAGGAGGacatggagaaggccagtgagGACGAGGAGGACGGGGACAGGAGCagtgaggaggacgaggaggggggcggggccaagaGCCGCTCCAGAGCCAAGAGgagcagcgaggaggaggaggggctggaggagcAGATCGACCGGCTGCAGGAGAAGGTGGAGGCCGCCCAGAGCCAGCAGAAGAACCTGTTCCTGGTCATCTtccag CGGTTCATCATGCTGCTGACGGAGCATCTGGTTCGCTGTGAGACCAGCAGTCTGGACTTCAGGACGCCCTGGTACAAGAACTGTACCGAGAGACTGCAGCAGGTGTTCCtgacg CATCATGTGATCATCCAGCAGTACATGGGGACCCTGGAGAACCTTCTGTTCACGGCGGAACTGGACCCCCACATCCTGAACGTCTACCAGCAGTTCTGTGCCCTGCAGCTCTGA
- the slc49a3 gene encoding solute carrier family 49 member A3 isoform X1, with amino-acid sequence METDGGDSAAPPPADGRRLLGFTVYRRRWFVLLLLCLLNCSNATVWLTFAPVAVQSAQYLQVGLEAINWLSLVFVVVAIPLSFATTWMLDTLGLKFTLILGSWLNMLGAVTRFCGTLGGQQGALFPVVMLGQTLGALAQPFIIFAPTKMAALWFHDQQRATANMIASMSNPLGLLLANIVSPAVVQTSAQIPSLLLSYAVPTCIICLLATVGMRSSVPPTPPSASAEASGSEPFLQGLKLLLRNKAYLLLLLCFGAGVALFTAFSTLLEQILCVRGYSNDFVGLCGALFIVFGVVGAGLVGVYVDKTKKFMEVIKVNFSLSALACIAFSVVSQVPHQNVAVATVSSLFGLFGFSIYPVAMELSVECSYPVGEATSAGLVFVSGQVQSLVYIVLLQALTTPLADAPLSTCGNTVSWRVPMMVMGGLCSAFSCCFVLFFHTPYRRLEAEQRAALHTRYGAACGGNTTICGGVAPEQPITTQRTGEDEREPHPNRK; translated from the exons GTGTGGCTGACCTTTGCCCCCGTGGCAGTCCAGTCGGCCCAGTACCTGCAGGTGGGGCTGGAGGCCATCAACTGGTTGTCTCTGGTCTTCGTGGTGGTGGCCATCCCACTCAGCTTTGCCACCACGTGGATGCTGGACACCCTGGGGTTAAAGTTCACG CTGATCCTGGGCTCCTGGCTCAACATGCTGGGGGCCGTGACCCGGTTCTGTGGGACGCTGgggggccagcagggggcgctgtttcCCGTCGTCATGCTGGGCCAGACGCTCGGGGCACTTGCTCAGCCGTTCATCATCTTCGCCCCCACCAAGATGGCCGCCCTGTGGTTCCATGACCAGCAGCGTGCCACAGCCAACATGATCGCCTCCATGT CTAACCCCCTGGGCCTCCTCCTGGCTAACATCGTGTCCCCGGCGGTGGTCCAGACGTCGGCTCAGATCCCGTCTCTG CTGCTTTCCTACGCCGTCCCAACATGCATCATCTGTCTCCTAGCAACCGTGGGGATGCGCAGCAGCGTCCCCCCCACGCCGCCGTCGGCCAGCGCCGAGGCGTCCGGCTCGGAGCCGTTCCTCCAGGGGCTCAAACTG CTGCTGCGGAACAAGGcctacctgctgctgctgctgtgcttCGGCGCCGGCGTCGCCCTGTTCACCGCCTTCTCCACACTGCTGGAGCAGATCCTGTGTGTCCGGGGCTACTCCAAC GACTTCGTGGGCCTCTGCGGCGCCCTATTCATCGTGTTCGGCGTAGTGGGGGCGGGACTCGTCGGCGTCTACGTCGACAAGACCAAGAAGTTCATGGAGGTCATCAAGGTCAACTTCAGCCTGTCTGCTCTGGCCTGCATCGCCTTCTCCGTG gtgtctcaggttCCGCATCAGAACGTTGCCGTGGCGACTGTCAGCTCTCTCTTCGGGTTGTTCGGCTTCTCCATCTATCCCGTCGCCATGGAGCTGTCGGTGGAGTGTTCCTACCCCGTGGGGGAGGCCACGTCCGCCGGGCTGGTGTTCGTGTCAGG GCAGGTCCAGTCCCTCGTCTACATCGTCCTCCTGCAGGCTTTGACCACGCCCCTGGCCGACGCCCCCCTGTCCACCTGTGGGAACACAGTGAGCTGGAGGG TGCCCATGATGGTGATGGGGGGGCTCTGCAGCGCCTTCTCCTGCTGCTTCGTCCTCTTCTTCCACACGCCGTACCGCCGGCTGGAGGCCGAGCAGCGGGCGGCGCTCCACACACGGTACGGGGCGGCGTGTGGTGGCAACACCACCATCTGTGGGGGCGTGGCCCCagagcagccaatcacaacccAAAGGACTGGAGAGGATGAGCGAGAACCACaccccaacaggaagtga